Proteins found in one Sporosarcina sp. FSL K6-3457 genomic segment:
- a CDS encoding TetR/AcrR family transcriptional regulator → MRARIINAFIEETRNNGIKFTMDDLAKRLGISKRTLYEHFSSKVNILDSIIDVTLAEFDEQTSRILSNPELTLLEKIRKVIVVVPEYNDFYDLRILEQLKRSYPEQWERVNRELHQWDDLKGLLEEGIRTGIIKNINIDLLIRLIIDATNATMDRQFFLAHSISMTEAFESIIDILLTGMVQAEQ, encoded by the coding sequence TTGAGAGCACGAATTATCAATGCTTTTATTGAAGAAACACGAAATAATGGTATTAAGTTTACGATGGATGACTTGGCAAAGCGGCTTGGCATTAGTAAACGCACGCTCTATGAGCATTTTTCATCGAAAGTTAATATTTTAGATTCGATTATTGATGTGACACTTGCTGAGTTTGACGAGCAGACGAGTCGTATTTTAAGTAATCCTGAACTTACCTTATTGGAAAAAATCCGTAAAGTCATTGTTGTTGTACCGGAATATAATGATTTTTATGACCTACGTATTTTAGAGCAGTTGAAACGTTCTTATCCTGAGCAGTGGGAACGTGTCAACCGTGAGTTACATCAGTGGGATGATCTGAAGGGGCTTCTGGAAGAAGGAATTCGTACGGGCATTATTAAAAATATCAATATTGATTTGTTAATCAGGTTAATTATTGATGCTACTAATGCGACAATGGACCGCCAGTTTTTTTTAGCGCATAGTATTTCTATGACGGAGGCATTTGAGTCGATTATTGATATTTTATTAACTGGTATGGTGCAAGCAGAACAATGA